In the Deltaproteobacteria bacterium GWA2_45_12 genome, CTCCTTGATACATTCCCCCAATTTGCGGAACCGTAATATGCGATTCATCGATGATTAAAAGATAGTCCTTGGGAAAATATTCCAACAGTGTCGGCGGCGGCACTCCAGGAGTGCGGCCCGTCAAATGGCGCGAATAATTTTCAATCCCCTTGCAAAAACCGATTTCTTCGATCATTTCCAAATCATAACGAGTGCGCTGGTCGATGCGCTGGGCTTCCAGCAGCTTGTTTGTTCGCTGAAAATGCAGAATCCTTTCTTGCAATTCTTCCTTAATGGCCAAGGCAGCCCGCTTTAATTCTGATTCGGGAGTCACGAAATGGGAACCGGGATAAATAGCCACACGGTCCAGCTTTTCCAATTTGGTTCCACGCAAAGGATCAATGACATAGACTTCTTCCACTTCATCCCCAAAAAATTCCATGCGAATGGCTTTTGCATCTTCGTAAGCGGGAAAAATCTCCACCACATCCCCGCGCACCCTGAATGTTCCCCGATGAAAATCGACATCGTTTCTTTCATACTGAATCTCAATAAGCTTTGCCAAAATGGCATCGCGGGCCACACTCATTCCTTTTTTGATGTCCACAAGCATCCCATAATAAGCTTGGGGCGAACCCAAACCATAAATACAGGAAACCGACGCCACAATGATCACATCGCGCCGTTCAAGAAGAGAATGCGTGGCCGCATGGCGCAATTTGTCGATATCTTCGTTAATGGCCGAATCTTTTTCTATGTAAGTGTCGGTACGAGGCATATAGGCCTCGGGTTGGTAATAATCGTAATAACTGACAAAATATTCGACGGCATTATGCGGAAAAAGTTCCTTGAATTCGGAATACAACTGGGCGGCAAGTGTTTTGTTGGGCGCCATCACCAAGGTGGGCTTTTGTACCTGATTGATAACATGAGCCATCGTATAGGTTTTTCCCGAACCGGTAACTCCCAAAAGAGTCTGGTGTTTTAATTTGTTTTGAATTCCTTGGGCAAGCTGTTTGATGGCTTGGGGCTGGTCCCCCGTGGGACTATAAGAAGAAGTCAATTTAAACAAACTCATGAAAGTAAATCTAACAAAGAGGGTAAAAACAACAAGGAGGAATTAAGAGAAATCAAGGGAGCGGCATTTCGACTCCGCTCAATGACCGCTAAAAAATGCTCCCCGAATGGAGTGGTCCCCGAGCGGAGTCGAGGGGTCGAGGGGCGGCTCTAGCAGGATTGATCCAGCATTTTCATCACATTCTTCATACGATTAAGGGAAGTCACCCATGTCATCAGGGCGACAAGAAAAAGGGGGAGAACATACAATGCTTCCGTTGTTAACAAGGGAAAATAGTGGGAAAGCATCCAAGAAAAAACAGGCGAAAAAACGGCCCCCACTCCCAAATAAACGATACGTTCCGGTCGCTGCATCGAACCACCATTGTAACGTGCGTTCATTTCATCTCCTTTGGCCTTGGTATAACTAACCATAAACGATCCCAACAAGGCCATCACGGCAATCCATAAAACAAGGCTTTCACGATAATAAAAAATGAGCCCGGCAAAAACAGCCCCTTCGGAAACGCGATCCATGATCGAATCAAAATAGGCTCCCGATTTTGTTTCCTTGTTGGTTAGCCTGGCCACTTTTCCGTCAAACATGTCAAAGGAGGCGCCCCAAATCATGCACCAGCCTCCCAAACCAAAATGCCCCAAAGAAAAAAAGAGGCCCGACAAAACACCAATAAAAGTACCCAGACAGGTGATTTGGTTGGGAGTAATGTGAAAACGGATAAAAAAACGAATGATGGGATCGGTAAGCCAAAACCAGTATTCACGCATCCAGCGATTCAAAAACTTGGAAGCGTGACGTTCCTGAATTTCTTGGGTGACTCCCTTTTTGCGATAAATGGGGCGAAACGCCAAAA is a window encoding:
- a CDS encoding excinuclease ABC subunit B; the protein is MSLFKLTSSYSPTGDQPQAIKQLAQGIQNKLKHQTLLGVTGSGKTYTMAHVINQVQKPTLVMAPNKTLAAQLYSEFKELFPHNAVEYFVSYYDYYQPEAYMPRTDTYIEKDSAINEDIDKLRHAATHSLLERRDVIIVASVSCIYGLGSPQAYYGMLVDIKKGMSVARDAILAKLIEIQYERNDVDFHRGTFRVRGDVVEIFPAYEDAKAIRMEFFGDEVEEVYVIDPLRGTKLEKLDRVAIYPGSHFVTPESELKRAALAIKEELQERILHFQRTNKLLEAQRIDQRTRYDLEMIEEIGFCKGIENYSRHLTGRTPGVPPPTLLEYFPKDYLLIIDESHITVPQIGGMYQGDRSRKMTLVEYGFRLPSALDNRPLKFEEFEKMTDQVVYVSATPGPYELEKSKGRVAQQVVRPTGLLDPVIVVKPVESQVDDLLKEIEIVTGQGERVLVTTLTKRMSENLTKYYLEKGVRVKYLHSEVETLERMEILRDLRLGKFDVLVGINLLREGLDLPEVSLVAILDADKEGFLRSERSLIQTFGRAARNVHGKVICYADKMTASLQKAMGETQRRREIQEVYNKKNGITPQTIIKAIRDSLVVANADYVTPELPEAMGGEVALYKIPDRVEELKKEMKKLAKELQFEEAAQIRDEIERLKKIELKFGIE